CTGGCCGCCGAGCTGGTCAAGATGTATCACTCCGAAGCAGAAGCGGCCGCGGCCACCGAATACTTTGTTAACACTTTCTCTAAAAAAGAGATTCCGAGCGCTGAGATTGATGAGTTCTCACCTCAGGATTACAGTCTCGGCGCCGTCTTGTTAGCATCTGGCCTCGCCTCATCTAAATCCGAAATTCGCCGTCTTCTGGAGCAGGGAGGAATAAAAGTTGATAGTCAGGTAGTTTCCGATATTAATTTTGAGCTCAAGGTTGGCAATATTCTGCAACGGGGGAAAATCAAATTTATTAAAATTGTTTAATTTAAAGAAACAGCCCTTTTTAAGAAGGCTGTTTTTTTGAAACAAAAAAGATCTTTAAAAAATATTCGACTTCAGTTAAAAGCAACAGGCTGGTTGTTTTTAACTGGAGTAGAATCAACAATGATTTGAGACCAGCTTTAACCCTTTAATATTCTTAGACTAAAAATAAGCATCTTTTAAAAATTTAAAAAACATGACAGAGGTAGAAGCAAAGAAATTTTTGGCGGTTGATGCTCAACCAACTTATTTTATCGGCTGGTCTGTGCTAGAGCACAAACAGAGTGATTGGACTGGTTTTAACCCGAAACAGGTTAATCTCTATCAGTCGCCGCGACAACAAAATGGCGGCTTGTCCGGTCTGGACTTACAAAAAGAATTGGCCAGCGCGCTAATTTTAAATGGTAATGTTCTCGACTATTTATTGTCGCAACCACGAATTATCCCCGAAGAGTGGGAGTGTAAAAAAATCTTTTTTGCCGGGACGGTTTATCAAAATTGCCATGGTGATTATTTCATCAGGTACTTGATTGGCTGTCGGCATAATTGGTTTTGGGGCTATCAAAATTTAGAGGATAAAATCTCGGCTGATTCTTATGTAGCCATTGGGTTTTGTCCCTAATTTGTTCTTTTTAACCCCCCCCGAGTATTTGGTGTAAACCAAAAAGCTCGGGGTTTTTTATTTCCCCCCAATTAATGCTATAATAACTGCAGGAAATTAAATTTTATAACTATGAAAAAACTACTTTTTGGCGGCACTCTATTATTGCTCGCTTTTATGTTGAGCGCTTGTGGCTCAGCGCCTGATCAAAATAATTTGTCGGGGGGTTGTTCAAAAGAAACAAAAACCTGCGCTGACGGTTCGGTAGTGACGCGCACTGGGGAAAATTGCGAATTTACCCCTTGCCCTGAGGAGGCTGCGGCCAGCGATATGATTAGAGTCTTTAATCCGGGGGCCGGAGAAGTAATTACACGCCCCTTGCAGATTATTGGTGAAGCGCGCGGGCCTTGGTTTTTTGAAGCTTCCTTTTTAATTCAACTGCTTGATGGCAAGGGTAATCTTATTGGTCAAACAATTGCCACGGCTGAAAGTGATTGGATGACGGAAGATTATGTCCCCTTCTCAGCGCTGATGGAATATTCCCTAAACGTGAGTGGGGCCGGAACCTTGGTCTTTATTAAAAATAACCCCTCTGGTTTAACGGATAATGACGCGCAGTTGCGCCTGCCGATTTTACTGACAGGCACTGACAACAACCTCTTAGAAACCGAGAACCTTCCTGCAATTAATCCTTCTGAGTTAGGTGAGCAAATTAATCCTGATCAGGCCCAGGCGCAAGAAGTTAAACTTTATTATTATAATGCCCATATTGATCAAGACGAGGCGGGAAATTTAAGGTGTAGTCCTACCGCTTTAGGCAGTGTTAGCCGCGAATTGTCGCCCACCGACACCCCGATAGCGGATACAATTCAGACCTTAATACTGGGTGGACTTGGACAAGCCGAGCTGGATGCCGGTTTAAGCACCGAGTTTCCTCTCCCCGGTTTCGCTCTTAATAGCGCTAATTTAGACAATAATGGAGTTTTAACTTTAGAATTTTCTGATCCGGAAAATAAGTCTAGTGGCGGCTCTTGTCGTGTCGGCATTCTTCGCGCTCAGATTGAAGCGACCGCTAAACAGTTTCCGGAGGTAAAAGAAGTAAATTTTATTCCCGAAACCATTTTTCAACCCTAAATAATTAGTAAAAAAGAAGATTTTAAAAAACGCCTTAATTATTGAGGCGTTTTTTTGTTTTTTTGATTAGCCGGATTATTACCCCGGCCAGGAGCACAAGGGATAAAGTTACCATTGTTAATATATTTAGTTGTTAATGACCTCTGTTTAAGTTACCGTCTTTAGCGCGGGTTGTCAAAACCGGTTCGCACAGCTACCCCGCTTTCTGGTATAATATAAAATATGGCAAAAAAAACACCTCGAACTTTGATCGTCTGCGTTTCCCGGCATCGGGGCAACACCCTTAAAATAGCGAGCGCGCTAGCGGAAGTCTTATCTGCCGACCTTATTTCTCCGGCCGAATTTTCTCCGGAATTGGCGACTTCTTATGATTTATTGGGCTTTGGCTCAGGCGTTTATCGCCAACACTTGGATAGTAAAATTAGAGAAGCGGTTTCTTGGCTTTCTAAAGATTATCAGAGGCCGGTTTTTATATTCTCTACTAGCGCGTCCGGGATTAAAGAGCCGCACCAAGATTTAAAAGCCCATTTTAATGAAATGAACTACCCGCTTATTGGCGAATTTTCTTGCCGGGGCCGAATGACTTATGGCCTGCTCAAATTTTTTGGCGGCATTAATCCGACCCGGCCGAACGCCAGCGATTTAGATGCGGCCGCCTTCTTTGCCCAGGAATTATTAGCTAACCCCCTTTTTAAAAAAATTGATTAAAAATAGAGCTTTACTTGATAAAAACTAAGACTTAGAGTACTCTGGGGAAGTAAAATAAAAATTATATGTCCTATATTTTGCTTAAAAAACTGCATCAAGAGACCGCTTCCTACCTAAATAAGACGGTAACGGTGGCTGGTTGGGTGCGCACGATTCGCTCGTCCAAAGGTTTCGGTTTTATGGATTTAAACGATGGGTCATTTTTTAAAGGCATTCAGGTTGTCTTTGCTGACACTTTGGAGAATTTTGCGGAGATTGAAAAATTAACTATTGGCTCTTCGGTCGAGGTCAGCGGCCTGATGGTTGAATCACCGGCGGTTGGCCAATCTTTTGAATTAAAAGCGGAGGCAATTAAGGTTATTGGTCGCGCTGCTGAGGATTATCCTCTACAAAAGAAAAAGCACAGTTTTGAATTTTTACGAGAAATCGCTCATTTGCGCGGTCGCAGCAACACTTTTTCGGCTGTTTATCGCCTGCGCTCCGAATTAAGTATTGCCATTCATAAATTTTTTCACGATGAAGGGTTCTCTTATGTCCACACCCCGCTTATTTCCGCCTCTGATGCTGAAGGGGCGGGAGAGCTCTTTACTGTTACGACTTTTGATTTAGAAAAACCTTTGCCAAAAAATGCGGCCGGCGAAACCGATTTCAGCCGCGATTTTTTCGGCAAAAAGGCCGGGCTGACGGTGAGCGGCCAGCTGGAAGCGGAGGCCTTAATTGCCGGCCTTAACCGCGTTTATACTTTTGGGCCGACTTTTCGGGCGGAAAATTCTAATACTACTCGACACGCCAGCGAATTCTGGATGATCGAGCCGGAAATGGCCTTTGCCGACTTAACTGCCGATATGGATTTGGCCGAGCGGATGCTTAAATATCTGATTAAGCATGTTTTGACTGCTTTGCCAGAAGAGATGGAATTTTTTAATAAGTTTATTGATCCGGGCTTGAAGGATCGTTTAGAAGCTGTTGTTGCGGCCGGCTTTGTTCGCTTAACTTACACCGAAGCAATCAAACATTTAGAGGCTAGCGGCGAAAAGTTTAACTATCCGGTTAAATGGGGAATTGATTTACAAACCGAGCATGAGCGTTATTTAAGTGAGAAAGTTTTTGGCAGGCCTGTCTTTTTAATTGATTATCCCAAAGACATCAAGGCTTTTTATATGCGCTTAAATGATGATGGGAAAACGGTGGCGGCGATGGATTTATTGGTTCCCGGCATTGGCGAATTAATTGGTGGTAGCCAGCGTGAAGATCGCCTGGAGTTATTACAAGCCCGCCTAAAGGAATTAGGCTTGTCGGAACAAGAATACTATTGGTATTTAGATTTACGAAAGTATGGCAGCGTTCCGCACGCCGGTTTTGGCCTCGGCTTTGAACGCTTAATTATGTATTTATCGGGCATGACCAATATTCGCGATGTGATTCCATTTCCCCGGACGCCGAAAAATTTACACTTTTAATCAGATTTATGAATACTCATCGTCGTCTTTTAACTATCAGCGCTTTTTTATTCTTAGCACTCTTAGTGGTTGGCGGTGTTTTTTTATGGGCAAAAAAAGGAACAACCCCCGCACCTAATGAAAACCGCCTGGTAATTTTAACAACCATCTTTCCTTTAGAAGAGTTGGCGGCGGCCGTGGGTGGTGAGCAGGCCTTAGTTAGCTCCTTATTGCCGGCCGGGGTTGATGTCCATCATTTTGAGCCGCGCCCGAGCGACTTAATAAAACTTCAAGGCGCCGACTTATTTATTTATGGTGGTGAAGTTTTAGAGCCCGGAATGGCGAAGATGTTAAACAGTTTAGAGGTATCGGATTTAGAGATTTTAGACGCCAGCCAAGTCAGTAATTTGATCGCCAGCACTCATGATGAGGAAGCGGATGATCATGATCATTCTGAGTCCATCGACCCTCATTTTTGGTTAGACTTTGAAAATGATGAAAAAATAGTGGTCGCCATTTCTGAAAAATTAAGCATTCTTGATTCCGCTAACACCTTTATTTATCAGGCCCGGGCTGATGATTATCAGAAAAAACTTCAGAATTTAAATATTGCTTACGAATCAGGTTTAAAAAATTGCGCTAGTCGCGAAATTATTTATGGCGGACATTATACTTTTGCTTATTTAGCCGAGCGTTATGATTTGGATTATTTGGCCGCTCAAGGCGTATCGCCGGATGCGGAACCGGGTGCACAAACTTTAATTGATTTGAGTAAACAAGCTGGAAACCAAGCTGATCCCTATGTTTTCTACGAAGCGCAAGAGAGCAGCAAAGTGGCCGCGACCATTGCCGCCGAAAGTGGCGCCAAGCTTCTACCTTTAAGCTCCGGCCATATTTTATCGCCCGCACAAAAAGAGGCGGGCCTGACTTTTATTGAAATCATGGAAAATAATTTAACTAATCTGCGCCAAGGTTTAAATTGCCAATAAAATGACCATCGTTTCTGTCAAAAATTTAACTTTTGCTTATCTAACTAATCCGGTGCTAGAGAATGTTTCTTTTGCGATTGAGGCCGGTGATTTTGTGGCGCTCGCCGGTCCGAATGGAGCCGGCAAAACAACTTTAGTCCGCTTGTTGTTGGGTTTAAATCAGGGGGCGACCGGAGACATCCAGTTATTTGGAAAGCCGTTGGCTAAATTTTCGGACTGGTCAAAGATTGGTTATTTGCCCCAGCGGGTAAACAAGTTTAATCCTTTATTCCCGGCCACGGTTAGCGAAGTTGTTGGCCTAGGTTTCAAAAAACGCGGTCCTAAACATAAAGAAGCGATTAATCGGGCTTTAGAATTTTTAGAAATTGATAATTTACACGACCGGCCGGTGGCTTCGCTTTCCGGCGGTCAGCAACAAAAAGTTTTTTTAGCTCGCGCTTTAGTCAATCAGCCCGAGCTGTTAATTTTAGATGAGCCCAGTAGCGCTTTAGATCCTGAGTCGCGGCACAGTTTTTTCTCCGCGCTTAAAAAACTTAATCAGGAGCAGGGCGTGACGATTATTATGATCACTCACGACAGTGCTTCCGCGGGCGACTACGCCAAAAAATTATTATATTTGGACAAGACACTAATCTTCTTTGATTCCTTCCGGGTTTTTTGCCAGTCTGAGGAAATGCATTCGCGCTTTGGTGGTTTTTTACAGCATTTAATTTGCCACCAGCATCAGGATTAATTTATGGAAATTCTGGATTTTTTAAATTACGGTTTTATTCAGCGCGCTTATTTAGCCGGGGCGGCGGTGGCCGCTTTGAGTGCTATTTTGGGGGTGATTTTAGTTTTGCGCCAACTGTCTTTAATTGGTGATGGTCTCAGCCACATTAGTTTTGGCGCTTTAGCCTTAGGTTTATTTTTAGGGATTTATCCGATTTACGTTGCCCTGCCGGCAGCGATTCTGGCCTCTTGTTTTATTATCGTTTTAAAAGATAAGGCCCAGCTTTATGGCGATGCCGCTATTGCGATTGTTTCGGCGGTTGGCATTGCCGGCGGCGTTATTTTAGCTAGTCTGGCGAGCGGTTTTAATGTTGATCTCTTTTCTTATCTCTTTGGCAATATTCTCGCCATCAGTTCCTCTGAAGTCCTATTATCAATAATTGTGTCTATTTTGGTAATCGCGATTATCGTTTATTTATATCGTGACATTTTGGCGGCCACTTTTGACGAAGAGCTAGCGCAGGTTAGCGGCGTCAAGGTGCGGCGGCTCAATATTATTCTTTCTTCTCTAACCGCCGTTTCTGTGGTTTTGGCGATTAAGGTGGTGGGGGTGATGTTAGTTTCGGCACTGCTGGTGATTCCGGCCGTTTCCGCTTTACAGCTGGCTAAGAGTTTTAAGGCGGCCTTAATTTGGGCCTTACTGTTTGCGGTTATTTCGGTATTAATTGGCGTCTCCTTGTCATTTTTAACTGATTTACCCGCCGGCGCCACAATCGTGATGGTTAATTTCTTCATTTTTGTCTTTTGTTGGTTCGGCCGACAGCTTCCAAAAAATTAGCCAAAAAATAAAGCTTTTCGTCTTTTCCGCCTAAAAATGCTACTATTATTAGAAGTTCGGGCGGTTTTTTTATTTTTAAACATATGAAAAAACAACTAAAAAGAGGGCTTTTGATTTTGATCTTAGCTTTAGGCTTAGGTGTGATATACCTTTTGGTGAATTATATTTCGGAGGGGGAATCAGATTTAGGAATTGAGACCCCCTCACTAGTAGAATCAAAAATAAAAAAAGAAACTCTTAGCCCTGAGATGGCGACTTTTATTGAGGCTCGTCAGGCCTTGCCGACAAATAGCGAGGTAGCGTCTCTGCTCGCGGTGGGTGATCTCTCTTTTTCTCGAGGGGTGGAGCGGATGATTATTAAAAATGATAATTTTGAATATCCCTTTACCGAGTTGGGCGATTTTTTAAGTCAGGCCGATATTACTTTTGGCAATTTAGAAACGCCGCTGACTCCGGGGCGCGTCATTCAAAGCGGGGAGATGATTTTTCGTTCTGACCCCAAGATGGCCAAGATTTTAAGCGATCAAGGCTTTGATATTGTTTCTTTAGCCAATAATCATACTCCGAATTTTGGCGCCCAAGGGATGCGTGACACTTTTAACTATTTAGATGAAGCCGGGGTGGCTTATGTCGGTGCCGGCGAAGATGGCCCGCGCGCTTATGCGCCGGTTTATCTAGAAAAGAAGGGAATTAAATTTGCCTTTATTGCTCATAATGATTCCGATGTTGTCCCCGCTTATTACCGGGCTGATGAAAAAGGCCCCGGCACAGCGCTAATTGACGAGGCGGAATTAAAAGCTGCGATTACGGTTGCTAAAGAAGAAGCGGATTTGGTGATTGTTTCAATGCATTCTGGCACTGAGTACGTACCTGGTCCCAACAGTCGGCAAACTAAATTTGCGCGGGCGGCCATTGATTACGGTGCGGATTTAGTTATTGGCCATCACCCGCATGTTATTCAGACCGTAGAAAAATATAAAGATAAATACATTTTTTATAGTTTAGGAAATTTTGTTTTTGATCAATCCTGGTCGCAGGAAACGGCCGATAGTTTAGCGGCCAAATTTTATTTTACTAAAGACGGCTTAGTTAGTTTTACGCTCCATCCTTTACGAATGTATCAATTAGCCCAGCCGGCACCGGCGGCCGAAGTGGATGCGGCGAGAATTTTGGCGCGCCTGGATTGGCCGCTTACCGAAGCCAATAATTATACTTGGCAGGGCGGGGAATTGAGTTTGGATTTAGAAACGGCGGTCTTGGTTAATTCTATGGCTTCTGGTAATTTTGAGAAAAAAGAAGCGGCCGATTTAAATCATGATGATATTGATGAAGAATATTCTTTAGAATCCGGGCGTTTAGTGGCGCGGCAGGGTGACGAGATTTTATGGCAAACCCCGGAAACCTGGTGGGTGGAAGATTTTGTCGTTGGCGATAGTAACCATGATGATCAAGCAGAGGTAGCAATTGCTTTGTGGCGCTCTGGTGATTTTAATTCCACTAATTCTTTTTGGCCCAGTCGTCAATCAGAAAATCTAACGGTGCGACAATTTTTGTTAGTCTTACAATCCGATGTTAATGGCTTTAAACCTTTTTGGGTGTCCGAAGCTCTTGAGACGCCTCAATGTTCATTATCTTTAAAAGATGTTGATGATGATGGTTATCAAGAACTAGTTAGTGTAACCGGCGATTATCAAACTTCTCCGGTCTGCCAGCCGCAACAAGTTAATGTTTGGCGCTGGAGTAGTTGGGGCTTTGTTCCTGAATGGCAAAGCGAATTTTTAGGTGATTGGCTTAACTCTGGTTTGGCTGGGGAAGAATTAGTTTCCGACTCCGCCGTTGATTAGGCATTGGCTTTTTTTGAAAAACTTGATAATCTAGAGAAATTGGAGAGGTGCCAGAGCGGTCGAATGGAACAGTCTTGAAAACTGTCGTCGGTGAAAGCCGACCGTGGGTTCGAATCCCACCCTCTCCGCCAAGACAATTTATTATCGGAGTCAACTCATTTGTCTATGACGAATGTGTGACCCGAGTGCTTTAAAAAAATCGCTCTCTGGGCGATTTTTTTTTATAATTACTTTGGCTATCAACATATTGTTGATTAATTTAAACCATATGAAAACCATTAAATGGTCAGCTCGAATAATCTCATTATGTATTTTGGTGTTTGCTTTGCCGTTTTATTTCGGTTACGGCAATCCATTGCCATTTGCTAATCCAAATTATTCTCTATGGGAGAATATTGCCTTATCTATGATGCCATTGGTTTTTATCGGTTTGGCTTTAGGTTGGAAATATCCAAAAATTGCAGGGTGGCTTATTATTGTTGCGATTGTAATAGGTTTTGTTGTTGGGATTTTAACAGAAGCAAATCTTAGTATTAACTTAGCTGTCCCTATTATTCCAGGGATTTTATATTTGATAGACGGATATAAAAGACATGAATAAAAATATCAAAATAATGCTTTCCGCCCTGGCCATATTGCTTGGAATATTCTTTATTATATTCGGCGGATATGATGACAGTCCTGGACTACAAGGAATCGGTCTTATTTTAATAGTTGCCATTGTCGTTATTTTGATCAGAGGCAAGAGGAAAAAATAACCACTATGATTTTTGAGAAAGCGACTTTAGAAAATAATTATTTTCGTAAAGTTCTTTATTCCGGGAAACATAGCCAATTAGTTTTGATGTCTTTAAAACCTAAGGAAGAAATCGGTTTAGAAATTCATCCTGAAAATGATCAATTTTTCCGTTTTGAACAAGGCCAAGGAAAATGCATCATCGATGGTAACGAATATTTAGTTGAAGATGGTTCAGCCATAATTGTTCCGGCCGGGGCCGAACATAATATTATAAACGTCTCTGCAACAGAAGAATTAAAACTTTATACTATTTATTCTCCCGCTCATCATAAAGATCAAATTGTCAGATTAACCAAGGAAGAGGCGGAAGCTAATGATGAAGAATTTGATGGCCAAACGACGGAATAGCATTTTAATTTATTAAAATTAATAAAAATGGAATCCGATAAAATTAAAAATTGTTTATTGGTCTTTTTCCGGAAAAGGCGGTGTTGGTAAATCGACTGTAGCTGTAAATTTAGCTATGACTTTAGCTAATAAGGGATTAAAAGTTGGATTGCTTGATGCTGACATTCATGGACCTAATTTAGCCTTAATGTTTGGTGTAACCAAAAATAAAATTTTTTCTTGCGGTGAAGATTTTATTTTGCCTGTTAAAATAAATTAAGAAAAATAATCAAACCAGAGGGGCTGGTATTTTTAAACGATGGACTAAAAAGGTTAGAAAATGATAAACAGCAGTCATGGCAATAAGTTTTTTTATATTTTCTTGACAGTTTTTTTCAATCCCGATAATCTTAATTCAGATATAATTTAAAATTAATCTCTTTTTATAGTTCGTAATTAAATAGCGGCCAGCCATTGTCTTAAGGAAAAAGACAACTTTTTTACTATTCAAACCGTTTGAGCCGCTAAAAATAAATCATTCTTATGAAGAAAATATTTCATCTTTCTGGCCTTCATTGTGCCAGTTGTGAGCTTTTAATTGAGGATAGTATTAAAGAAAATATAAAGGATGCTCAGGTAAATGTCTCTTATCGCCGCGGTACTTTAAAGATTGCCGCTCCGGCAATTAATGACAATCGTGTAAAAAAGATTGTTGAACAGTGCGGCTATCAGGTTTTATCTGATACGAAAAAGCCTGATGTTAAAAAGTTAAGACAAAAAGACTGGTGGCAAATTCTCGCTGTTTTTGCCGGGATTGCCTTGATGATTTATTTTATTTCTTTTTTTAAACTCACTGAATTTATTCCTGATCTAAATCAAGAAATTAGTTTCACCCTCGCTTTTTTCATTGGTATCGTTGCGTCCCTGTCTACCTGTTTAGCAATTGTTGGCGGCCTGGTAATTAGCTTGTCCGCTGGCCTTAAAACTGATAGTAACGGCAAGACCTCTTTAAGAGATAGAAGCCGACCGCAAATTTATTTTCAAATTGGCCGAATAGTTGGTTTTTTTATTCTCGGCGGTTTGCTTGGCGTTATCGGTAAAGGGTTGCAATACTCGCCGTCTGTGTCTGGATTCTTAATGATTCTAGCGGCTGTAATTATGCTCTATGTCGGGTTAAATATTCTCGGCCTTGTTCCCAGTATTACCAAGCTTGGCGTTTATTTACCCAAAAAATGGAGCCGCAGAATTTTGAATATTAACGCCGGTCATAACCCCGCTGTAATCACTTTACTTGGAGCGTTAACTTTTTTCTTGCCTTGCGGTTTTACGCAGTCAATGCAATTAACGGCGGTGGCGTCTGGAAATTTTTGGTCCGGGGCCTTGATTATGGCTTTTTTTGCCCTCGGCACTAGCCCGATTTTATTTTCTGTGGGCCTCGGGGCGAACTACGCTCAAGGTGATCGCTTCAACTTAGCGAAAAAAATAATTGCCGCCATTATTATTGTTTTTGGATTCTACTCTTTAAATAGCGGCTTAATCTTGTCTGGGGCTAATTTTCCCGTTGAACCTTTAAAGGCGTTTTCAGGGATTAAAACGGCCCTGATTCAGGATGAGCCAGTCGAGGATTATCAAACTGTCCAGCTAGATATTAATAACGGCTTCGTACAGAAAGAATTTAGAATCAAAAAAGGTGTTCCGGTTAAATTTGTTGTTAACGCTATTCGCGTCAATGGCTGTAGTGATGAAGTTATTATTAGACGTCTAAATTTAACTACCGGAAAATTAAAAAATGGTGACCGCGCCGTCTTGGAATTCACACCTACTAAGACTGGAGTTATTCCTTTTTCTTGCTGGATGGGAATGATAAACGGTCGCTTTATTGTAGAAGAATAAATATATGACAAAAATAAGTTTAGATATTAGTGGCATGACTTGCGCTTCTTGTTCTGCCTATATTCAAAAAACATTAGCTAAAGATCCGCGCATCCTGGAGTCTCAGGTTAGCCTAGCGACCAATAAGGCCTTTATTTCCTTTGTTGAAGATAAAATTTCTACTGCAGAAATTATTAACCTCATAAAGAAGTCTGGTTACGGCGCTAGCCTGCCAAAGTTGAGCATTGAAAATAAAAACGACCCCGTTAAGAAGCGCTTAAAGATTTTCTCAATTTCTCTATTTTTTGGTTTACCGCTCTTTTACCTTTCAATGGGCGGAATGTTTTCTTGGCCTTTACCAAACATCACCACTTTAGAGAATTATCTCTGGCAATTA
This window of the Candidatus Parcubacteria bacterium genome carries:
- a CDS encoding sulfite exporter TauE/SafE family protein (Derived by automated computational analysis using gene prediction method: Protein Homology.): MKKIFHLSGLHCASCELLIEDSIKENIKDAQVNVSYRRGTLKIAAPAINDNRVKKIVEQCGYQVLSDTKKPDVKKLRQKDWWQILAVFAGIALMIYFISFFKLTEFIPDLNQEISFTLAFFIGIVASLSTCLAIVGGLVISLSAGLKTDSNGKTSLRDRSRPQIYFQIGRIVGFFILGGLLGVIGKGLQYSPSVSGFLMILAAVIMLYVGLNILGLVPSITKLGVYLPKKWSRRILNINAGHNPAVITLLGALTFFLPCGFTQSMQLTAVASGNFWSGALIMAFFALGTSPILFSVGLGANYAQGDRFNLAKKIIAAIIIVFGFYSLNSGLILSGANFPVEPLKAFSGIKTALIQDEPVEDYQTVQLDINNGFVQKEFRIKKGVPVKFVVNAIRVNGCSDEVIIRRLNLTTGKLKNGDRAVLEFTPTKTGVIPFSCWMGMINGRFIVEE
- a CDS encoding hypothetical protein (Derived by automated computational analysis using gene prediction method: GeneMarkS-2+.), which codes for MKTIKWSARIISLCILVFALPFYFGYGNPLPFANPNYSLWENIALSMMPLVFIGLALGWKYPKIAGWLIIVAIVIGFVVGILTEANLSINLAVPIIPGILYLIDGYKRHE
- a CDS encoding CapA family protein (Derived by automated computational analysis using gene prediction method: Protein Homology. GO_function: GO:0042578 - phosphoric ester hydrolase activity [Evidence IEA]; GO_function: GO:0046872 - metal ion binding [Evidence IEA]; GO_process: GO:0045227 - capsule polysaccharide biosynthetic process [Evidence IEA]) gives rise to the protein MKKQLKRGLLILILALGLGVIYLLVNYISEGESDLGIETPSLVESKIKKETLSPEMATFIEARQALPTNSEVASLLAVGDLSFSRGVERMIIKNDNFEYPFTELGDFLSQADITFGNLETPLTPGRVIQSGEMIFRSDPKMAKILSDQGFDIVSLANNHTPNFGAQGMRDTFNYLDEAGVAYVGAGEDGPRAYAPVYLEKKGIKFAFIAHNDSDVVPAYYRADEKGPGTALIDEAELKAAITVAKEEADLVIVSMHSGTEYVPGPNSRQTKFARAAIDYGADLVIGHHPHVIQTVEKYKDKYIFYSLGNFVFDQSWSQETADSLAAKFYFTKDGLVSFTLHPLRMYQLAQPAPAAEVDAARILARLDWPLTEANNYTWQGGELSLDLETAVLVNSMASGNFEKKEAADLNHDDIDEEYSLESGRLVARQGDEILWQTPETWWVEDFVVGDSNHDDQAEVAIALWRSGDFNSTNSFWPSRQSENLTVRQFLLVLQSDVNGFKPFWVSEALETPQCSLSLKDVDDDGYQELVSVTGDYQTSPVCQPQQVNVWRWSSWGFVPEWQSEFLGDWLNSGLAGEELVSDSAVD
- a CDS encoding cupin domain-containing protein (Derived by automated computational analysis using gene prediction method: Protein Homology.); amino-acid sequence: MIFEKATLENNYFRKVLYSGKHSQLVLMSLKPKEEIGLEIHPENDQFFRFEQGQGKCIIDGNEYLVEDGSAIIVPAGAEHNIINVSATEELKLYTIYSPAHHKDQIVRLTKEEAEANDEEFDGQTTE
- a CDS encoding P-loop NTPase (Derived by automated computational analysis using gene prediction method: Protein Homology.), whose product is MVYWSFSGKGGVGKSTVAVNLAMTLANKGLKVGLLDADIHGPNLALMFGVTKNKIFSCGEDFILPVKIN
- a CDS encoding hypothetical protein (Derived by automated computational analysis using gene prediction method: GeneMarkS-2+.), with product MNKNIKIMLSALAILLGIFFIIFGGYDDSPGLQGIGLILIVAIVVILIRGKRKK